Proteins from a single region of Corylus avellana chromosome ca11, CavTom2PMs-1.0:
- the LOC132166260 gene encoding uncharacterized protein LOC132166260, with product MNTKTMRLPPRRVLTPNAINNKRKDREEFDALKPQTPPTKLPKPDAPQAEPISPSSNQLLAGYLAHEFLSKGTLFGQLWDPVENEVVPVSPKKRAKPSRNGEAEPSGGQLEDYQRYVEVASLLKTDGAHLPGIVNPTQLACFLQM from the coding sequence ATGAACACCAAAACGATGCGCCTTCCTCCCCGTCGTGTATTGACGCCCAATGCCATAAACAACAAGCGAAAGGACAGAGAGGAATTCGATGCCCTCAAGCCGCAGACGCCGCCGACGAAACTGCCCAAGCCGGATGCGCCGCAAGCCGAGCCGATCAGCCCGTCGTCTAATCAGCTCCTGGCCGGGTACCTGGCCCACGAGTTCCTCTCCAAAGGTACGTTGTTCGGTCAACTTTGGGATCCAGTCGAAAACGAGGTCGTTCCGGTCTCGCCGAAGAAGAGAGCGAAGCCGAGCCGGAACGGCGAAGCGGAGCCGAGCGGTGGACAGCTGGAGGATTACCAAAGGTACGTGGAAGTAGCGAGTTTGCTGAAAACGGATGGGGCCCACTTACCTGGCATTGTGAACCCCACACAGCTCGCTTGCTTCTTGCAGATGTGA